A DNA window from Kitasatospora atroaurantiaca contains the following coding sequences:
- a CDS encoding M16 family metallopeptidase: MAQASAANQRPGTTRTLLKGVDGAGTVRRTVLPGGLRVVTETLPTVRSATFGIWVGVGSRDETPVLNGATHYLEHLLFKGTERRSALDISAALDAVGGEMNAFTAKENTCYYARVLDTDLPLAIDVVCDMLTGSLIRPEDVEAERGVILEEMAMAEDDPGDVVHDLFAKVIYGSSPLGRPILGTQETVKALTREQIAGFFHRRYKPEQLVVAAAGNLDHKKVVRLVEQAFAPVLAKSTGHPAEVRKGVKALRTAGSIEVLNRPTEQAHLVLGTPGVPRHDERRWAMGVLNAALGGGMSSRLFQEIREKRGLAYSVYSYSSSYADSGLFGIYAGCQPKRVEEVLKICREELARVVESGITEEELHRAIGQISGSTVLGMEDTGSLMNRIGKAELCYGHHLSVDDMLEKIASVTLDDVQAVARDVLGAYRPSLALIGPINDKRAARLADLLV, from the coding sequence TTGGCTCAGGCCTCGGCGGCGAACCAGCGCCCCGGCACCACCCGCACCCTGCTCAAGGGCGTCGACGGCGCCGGCACGGTGCGCCGCACCGTCCTGCCCGGCGGGCTGAGGGTCGTCACCGAGACCCTGCCGACCGTGCGCTCCGCGACCTTCGGGATCTGGGTCGGCGTCGGCTCCCGGGACGAGACCCCGGTGCTGAACGGCGCCACGCACTACCTGGAGCACCTGCTCTTCAAGGGCACCGAGCGGCGCAGCGCGCTGGACATCTCGGCCGCCCTGGACGCGGTCGGCGGCGAGATGAACGCCTTCACCGCGAAGGAGAACACCTGCTACTACGCGCGGGTGCTCGACACCGACCTGCCGCTGGCCATCGACGTGGTCTGCGACATGCTCACCGGCTCGCTGATCAGGCCCGAGGACGTGGAGGCCGAGCGCGGCGTCATCCTCGAGGAGATGGCGATGGCCGAGGACGACCCGGGCGACGTGGTCCACGACCTCTTCGCCAAGGTCATCTACGGCTCCTCGCCGCTCGGCCGGCCCATCCTGGGCACCCAGGAGACGGTCAAGGCCCTGACCCGGGAGCAGATCGCCGGCTTCTTCCACCGCCGCTACAAGCCCGAGCAGCTGGTCGTCGCGGCGGCCGGCAACCTCGACCACAAGAAGGTCGTACGGCTCGTCGAGCAGGCCTTCGCGCCAGTGCTCGCCAAGTCCACCGGGCACCCGGCCGAGGTCCGCAAGGGCGTCAAGGCACTCCGTACGGCCGGCAGCATCGAGGTGCTCAACCGCCCCACCGAGCAGGCCCACCTGGTCCTCGGCACGCCCGGCGTGCCCCGGCACGACGAGCGCCGCTGGGCGATGGGCGTGCTCAACGCGGCCCTCGGCGGCGGAATGAGCTCGCGGCTCTTCCAGGAGATCCGGGAGAAGCGCGGCCTGGCGTACTCGGTCTACTCGTACTCCTCCTCGTACGCCGACAGCGGTCTGTTCGGCATCTACGCGGGCTGCCAGCCCAAGCGGGTCGAGGAGGTGCTGAAGATCTGCCGCGAGGAGCTCGCGCGGGTGGTCGAGAGCGGCATCACCGAGGAGGAGCTGCACCGGGCGATCGGGCAGATCTCCGGCTCCACCGTGCTCGGCATGGAGGACACCGGCTCGCTGATGAACCGGATCGGCAAGGCCGAGCTCTGCTACGGCCACCACCTGTCGGTCGACGACATGCTGGAGAAGATCGCGTCCGTGACCCTGGACGACGTCCAGGCGGTGGCGCGTGATGTGCTGGGTGCGTACCGGCCGTCGCTCGCGCTGATCGGCCCGATCAACGACAAGCGGGCCGCCAGGCTCGCCGACCTGCTGGTCTGA
- the dapB gene encoding 4-hydroxy-tetrahydrodipicolinate reductase, producing the protein MTLRVAVIGATGRIGSEAVKAVEAAPDLELVATLDSRSKLETLVESGAQVAVELTHPDAVMRNIDFCVHNGIHVVTGTTGWDDIRLAELDHWLAGAPEIGVLIAPNFSIGAVLAMQFAQQAAKYFETVEVVELHHNNKADAPSGTATRTAQLIAAARDAAGLPRQSDPTTHGLEGARGADVDGVPVHSVRLRGLLAHQEVLLGDTGETLTIRHDSLHHSCFMPGILLGVRKVVAQPGLTLGLEHFLDL; encoded by the coding sequence ATGACTCTGCGCGTTGCCGTGATCGGCGCCACCGGCCGGATCGGCTCCGAGGCCGTGAAGGCCGTCGAGGCCGCTCCCGACCTGGAGCTGGTCGCCACCCTGGACAGCCGGTCCAAGCTGGAGACCCTGGTCGAGTCCGGTGCCCAGGTCGCCGTCGAGCTGACCCACCCGGATGCCGTGATGCGGAATATTGACTTCTGCGTCCACAACGGCATCCACGTGGTCACCGGCACCACGGGGTGGGACGACATCCGGCTCGCCGAACTCGACCACTGGCTCGCGGGTGCACCCGAGATCGGCGTCCTGATCGCGCCGAACTTCTCCATCGGCGCCGTGCTCGCCATGCAGTTCGCCCAGCAGGCGGCCAAGTACTTCGAGACCGTCGAGGTCGTCGAGCTGCACCACAACAACAAGGCGGACGCGCCGTCCGGTACGGCCACCCGCACCGCCCAGCTGATCGCGGCGGCCCGCGACGCGGCCGGCCTGCCCCGGCAGTCCGACCCGACCACCCACGGCCTGGAGGGCGCGCGCGGCGCCGACGTGGACGGCGTGCCGGTGCACTCGGTACGGCTGCGCGGCCTGCTGGCCCACCAGGAGGTCCTGCTGGGCGACACCGGCGAGACCCTGACGATCCGTCACGACTCGCTGCACCACAGCTGCTTCATGCCCGGCATCCTGCTCGGCGTGCGCAAGGTCGTGGCCCAGCCGGGTCTGACCCTCGGCCTCGAGCACTTCCTGGACCTGTGA
- a CDS encoding tetratricopeptide repeat protein, with translation MTSRTGFFLLSGVLLVVAVLCVGEGVQLVATGKPLGIGIGLCAFVIPAIGVWFLRQTVRFGRASEQLARELEAEGGLPVDELKRTTGGRIDRSSADEVFARRRAEAESQPGDWRVWFRLAVAYADAGDTPRARKTMQHAIRLHPSAG, from the coding sequence ATGACCTCGCGTACCGGTTTCTTCCTGCTCTCCGGCGTCCTGCTGGTGGTCGCCGTGCTCTGCGTCGGCGAGGGCGTCCAGCTGGTCGCCACCGGCAAGCCGCTCGGCATCGGCATCGGGCTCTGCGCCTTCGTCATCCCGGCGATCGGCGTCTGGTTCCTGCGCCAGACCGTCCGCTTCGGCCGGGCCAGCGAACAGCTGGCCCGCGAACTCGAGGCCGAGGGCGGCCTCCCCGTGGACGAGCTCAAGCGCACCACCGGCGGCCGGATCGACCGGTCCTCGGCCGACGAGGTCTTCGCCAGGCGCCGGGCCGAGGCAGAGTCCCAGCCGGGGGACTGGCGGGTCTGGTTCCGGCTTGCGGTGGCGTACGCCGACGCCGGCGACACGCCGCGGGCGCGCAAGACCATGCAGCACGCCATCAGGCTCCACCCCTCGGCGGGCTAG